DNA sequence from the Candidatus Coatesbacteria bacterium genome:
TAGGTCGCGGCCGCGCTCGGCGTCAGCGCCGACAGCACCAAGATGACGATCAGTCGCCGTTGGCCCGCGCTCACGTCTCGACCCCCAGCTCCAGGCAGGCCAGGGCCTCGAGCTGCGGACCGCTGGTCATGCCGGCTTGCAACAGGCTGTGGCCCCGGGCGGCGATCATCACCGCGTTGTCCGTGCAGAGCGCCGGTGGTGCGAAAAACACCTGTACGCCCTCCTCGTCGGCGCGATGGTCAAGGTAGGCGCGCAGGCCCCGGTTGGCCGCCACGCCGCCGCCGAGGATCAGCTTGTCGAGCCTCGTCGCGGCGCAGGCGCGCAGGGCCTTCTCACCCAGGGTCTCGACGACGGACCGCTGGAACCCCCGGGCCACCGAACGGCGTCGGTCCTCGTCGAGTTCACCCGCTTCGTCCAATTCTGCAATCCGCCGGGCCGCCGCCGTCTTGAGTCCGGCGAAGCTGAAGTCCAACCCGGCGGGCAACGGCCGCGGAAAGTCCTCGGCTGCCGCGCGCGGACCATCCTCGGCCCCTTCCCGGGCCAGGGCGTCCATCCGCGGTCCCGCCGGATAGGGGATGCCCAGCAGGCGGCCGACCTTGTCGTAGGCCTCGCCGACGGCGTCGTCGACGGTCTCGCCCAGGAGCTCGAAGACCAGCAGGCCCGGATGCCCGCCGTCCTCGTCCACCCGGTACAGGGCCGTGTGGCCGCCGGAGACCAACAGGCCGACGAAGGGCGGCGTCGGGGCCGCCGGGTCCAGCAGCGGCGCCTGCAGGTGGGCGGCCAGATGGTTGACACCGACGAAGGGTACCCCCAGCCCGGCGGCCAGGGCCTTGCCGAAATTCAACCCCACCAGCAGGGCGCCGGTCAGCCCGGGGCCGTAGGTGGCGGCGACGGCGTCCAGCTCATCGTAGCCGACACCGGAGCGTTCGAGGGTTTCACGAACAACCGGCAGCAGCTTGCTGATGTGGCGCCGACTCGCCAGCTCGGGCACCACACCGCCGTAGGCGGCGAAGAACTCGGCTTCCGAGGAGACCACGGAGCCCAGCACCTCGCGACCGTCGGCCAGCACCGCCGCGGCCGTCTCGTCACAGGAGGTTTCCAGTCCGAGGACGAGCAGACCTGCCTCCCGGGAAAGCCGGAAAGAGCGGATTGTATTCAGGCGAGCGATTGTAGCACAGCGCCGCCCGCCGGGCAAGAATGGCGATGCCGGTCACGCGGCGTTCAACCGAAGCCGCAGGCCCGGACCTGCGAAAAACAGCCCGCCGGACTCGACGACGGTTCGCGATCCCCGGCGCCGCCGGAACTGGCACGGTTTTTGCGGAGGCGCACCGTTGCCGCCGCTCCAACGGTCGCCGAGATGCAAAAACCGTGCCAGTTCCGGCTCGGGGGCTGGCCGGCCGGCTGTTTTTCGTAGGTTCGGGCGGCGTCATTTTATCGGTGCCGCAACGGCTGTGGCCCCTACTCATCGCGCCAGAGGTGATCCCGGGTTATTGGAACGATCTCCGGCCAACCGTCTACGTAATCCAGCTCGGCAATCCCGAGTTGCGGGACCCCCAAGTTCTCTCCGTCGTAATTGTGGAAACTCAACAGGTAGCGGGAGCCGTCATCGTGGATCCCGGCGTGACCGGGTCCGTGGTAGCGCCTGTCGCCGAGGGTTTCGCCGTGGCAATCGATGAGCAGGCTGCCGCGGCCTTCCAGTAAGCCGATGCAGGCGCGGTCCTCGGCGGACATATTGGCAACGGTGTAGTAGATGCGGCGCGGCCCGGCGAAGGTCGGCGCCCAGCAGGCCCCGTCGTTTTCCGGGACCCTCTCGGCGAACCAGGCTGGTTTGTCGGCCAGCAGACAGAGCCCCGGCCGCCAACCGAAGCTTCCCGGTGACAGAAACCATAACTCCAGCCCACAGCGATAGGCCGGACTTTGCTCCTTGCCCGTAACCGCCAGCATCAGCCAGCC
Encoded proteins:
- the tsaD gene encoding tRNA (adenosine(37)-N6)-threonylcarbamoyltransferase complex transferase subunit TsaD, whose amino-acid sequence is MLVLGLETSCDETAAAVLADGREVLGSVVSSEAEFFAAYGGVVPELASRRHISKLLPVVRETLERSGVGYDELDAVAATYGPGLTGALLVGLNFGKALAAGLGVPFVGVNHLAAHLQAPLLDPAAPTPPFVGLLVSGGHTALYRVDEDGGHPGLLVFELLGETVDDAVGEAYDKVGRLLGIPYPAGPRMDALAREGAEDGPRAAAEDFPRPLPAGLDFSFAGLKTAAARRIAELDEAGELDEDRRRSVARGFQRSVVETLGEKALRACAATRLDKLILGGGVAANRGLRAYLDHRADEEGVQVFFAPPALCTDNAVMIAARGHSLLQAGMTSGPQLEALACLELGVET